In the genome of Raphanus sativus cultivar WK10039 chromosome 4, ASM80110v3, whole genome shotgun sequence, one region contains:
- the LOC108852335 gene encoding transcription factor bHLH118 — protein MADFPEKGRKRRKEARVGNEENMEKIMHREVEKQRRQEMASLYASLRSLLPLEFIQGRRSTSDQLNEAVNYINHLQRNIKDMSSKRDDLMLLSGQSFESRNEQSRNDNSNHVVIRPCLVGVEIVFSVLQTPLSSVLHVLSEYGLCVIGCISSNVNGRLIHTLQAEVNDLALVDFTDLKIYLLRLP, from the exons ATGGCTGATTTTCCAGAGAAGGGAAGAAAGCGTCGTAAAGAGGCGAGAGTTGGTAATGAAGAAAACATGGAGAAGATAATGCACAGAGAAGTTGAGAAACAAAGGAGACAAGAGATGGCTTCTCTTTACGCGTCTCTTCGCTCTCTTCTCCCTCTCGAATTCATCCAG GGAAGGCGTTCTACGTCAGATCAGTTGAATGAGGCGGTAAATTACATAAATCATCTTCAGAGGAACATCAAGGACATGAGTTCCAAGAGAGATGACCTCATGTTATTGTCTGGACAAAGCTTTGAGAGTAGAAATGAACAAAGTAGGAATGATAACTCGAATCATGTCGTGATTCGTCCCTGTTTGGTCGGGGTAGAAATCGTTTTCAGCGTTCTGCAAACGCCGTTGTCAAGTGTGCTGCATGTGCTTTCTGAGTATGGTCTCTGTGTTATTGGCTGCATCTCCTCCAATGTGAATGGCAGACTTATTCACACTTTACAGGCTGAG GTCAACGATCTGGCTTTAGTTGACTTTACAGACCTTAAGATATACTTACTACGCTTGCCGTAG
- the LOC108849122 gene encoding receptor-like serine/threonine-protein kinase At4g25390 — translation MPSSRARISPPAPVAPPPSRHHDRTTRTSPPFTVTGVAAGFSLFISLSVCFCKFGRKRPPPPPGDSSSSPRPPREFSYSTLRRATASFSPANRLGQGGFGAVFRGTLSSGENVAVKVMDSGSLQGEAEFQNELFFASKLLDSPHVVPVVGFSHDKKRRRLLLVYKLMDNGNLQDALLHRRCPELMDWSKRFLVAVNVAEGIEHLHGLERPVIHGDIKPSNVLLDKLFSAKIADFGLARVKPEHVEITVAPESNGGGGGGVEEELESVITTATGYEDFNFGRVKQSPEVTGSSPEMGVAPLESPETTATVVSVSPEMGEKAKGREVERKDWWWKQESNAVERGKVKEYVMQWIGSEVKKERPSSVDWIESLAASSSSSSKKLEKKSSKRLEWWLSLEEESENKKKKKKKRRMVREWCKDEYRRELANKKKKKKKTLESEFCSDDVRRRSNSKGSSIDWWLDGLRARGNSHDSVSGEIAKSCGISSTPSMRGTVCYAAPEYCNLDNNNVSEKCDVYSYGVLLLVLVSGRRPLEMTGSASEIQRANLMSWARKLARRGKLVDLVDQKLQNLDQEQAVLCIKVALQCLQRLPVSRPSMKEVLGMLKGEVSLP, via the coding sequence ATGCCGTCGTCACGAGCAAGAATCTCGCCACCGGCTCCGGTAGCCCCACCTCCGTCTCGCCACCACGACAGAACAACACGAACCTCTCCACCGTTCACGGTGACCGGAGTCGCCGCCGGTTTCTCTCTCTTCATCTCCCTCTCCGTCTGCTTCTGCAAGTTCGGCCGGAAACGTCCGCCGCCACCGCCCGgagactcctcctcctccccacGTCCGCCGCGTGAGTTCTCTTACTCGACACTCCGCCGCGCCACCGCGTCTTTCTCCCCGGCGAACCGGCTCGGCCAAGGCGGCTTCGGCGCTGTCTTCCGGGGAACCTTATCCTCCGGCGAGAATGTAGCCGTGAAGGTTATGGATTCAGGATCTCTCCAGGGAGAAGCCGAGTTCCAGAACGAGCTCTTCTTCGCCTCCAAGCTTCTTGACTCGCCTCACGTGGTCCCCGTCGTCGGCTTCTCGCACGACAAGAAACGGCGTCGTTTGCTCCTCGTTTACAAACTCATGGACAACGGGAACCTCCAGGACGCGCTGCTTCACAGGAGATGCCCCGAGCTCATGGATTGGAGTAAGAGGTTCTTGGTCGCGGTCAACGTCGCGGAAGGTATCGAGCACCTTCACGGCCTTGAACGGCCGGTGATTCACGGAGACATAAAGCCTAGCAATGTTCTGTTGGATAAGCTCTTCTCCGCCAAGATCGCTGACTTCGGTCTGGCCAGGGTTAAGCCGGAGCACGTGGAGATCACCGTGGCGCCGGAGAGTAATGGTGGCGGCGGAGGAGGGGTGGAGGAGGAGTTAGAGAGTGTGATCACTACCGCGACTGGTTATGAAGATTTCAACTTTGGGAGGGTGAAACAGTCGCCGGAAGTTACTGGGTCTTCGCCGGAGATGGGAGTGGCGCCTTTGGAATCGCCGGAGACGACGGCTACGGTTGTCTCGGTATCGCCGGAGATGGGGGAGAAAGCGAAGGGGAGGGAGGTTGAGAGGAAAGATTGGTGGTGGAAGCAAGAGAGCAATGCGGTGGAGAGAGGGAAAGTGAAGGAGTATGTGATGCAGTGGATTGGTTCAGAGGTGAAGAAGGAGAGACCAAGCAGCGTTGATTGGATTGAGTCATTGGcagcttcttcctcttcgtcgAGTAAGAAGCTTGAGAAGAAGAGTAGCAAGAGACTAGAGTGGTGGCTTTCACTAGAGGAAGAGAgtgagaataagaagaagaagaagaagaagcggaggATGGTTAGAGAGTGGTGCAAAGATGAGTACCGAAGAGAACTCGctaataaaaagaagaagaagaagaaaacgttAGAATCTGAGTTCTGTAGTGATGATGTGAGACGTCGTAGTAACAGTAAAGGTAGTAGTATAGATTGGTGGTTAGATGGGTTAAGAGCACGGGGTAATAGTCATGACTCGGTGAGTGGGGAGATAGCTAAGAGCTGCGGGATAAGCAGCACGCCGAGCATGAGAGGAACCGTGTGCTATGCAGCGCCTGAGTACTGTAACTTGGACAATAACAATGTGTCTGAGAAATGCGATGTCTATAGCTACGGTGTACTGTTGTTGGTTCTGGTTTCGGGTAGGCGTCCTTTGGAGATGACGGGGTCCGCGAGTGAGATTCAACGGGCGAATCTCATGTCTTGGGCGAGGAAGCTGGCGAGAAGAGGGAAGCTTGTTGATCTTGTGGACCAGAAGTTGCAAAATTTGGATCAAGAACAAGCGGTGTTGTGCATAAAAGTGGCGTTGCAGTGTCTGCAAAGATTGCCGGTTTCACGACCGTCGAtgaaagaggttttggggatgCTCAAAGGAGAAGTGAGTCTTCCGTAG
- the LOC108852465 gene encoding zinc finger A20 and AN1 domain-containing stress-associated protein 10, with product MMHAYETEALPCAGGCGLFGTRQNNNLCSLCYKKSVLEQLAALKLEPKPEPSTVVPTTSPIIAAVEEPVRKQRCETCHRKVGVTGFSCKCGHIFCGSHRYPEEHSCSFDYKLSGRLALEKQLPLIRAEKFVRFQS from the coding sequence atGATGCATGCCTACGAAACAGAAGCGTTACCGTGCGCTGGAGGTTGTGGACTTTTCGGGACACGACAGAACAATAATCTCTGCTCCCTCTGCTACAAAAAGAGTGTTCTCGAACAATTGGCCGCTCTCAAACTTGAGCCCAAGCCCGAGCCGTCGACAGTAGTTCCTACGACGAGTCCGATAATAGCTGCCGTAGAAGAACCGGTTAGAAAACAGAGGTGTGAAACGTGTCATAGGAAAGTAGGGGTGACTGGATTTAGCTGCAAATGTGGACACATCTTTTGTGGGTCACATCGATATCCCGAGGAACATTCTTGTTCTTTCGACTACAAACTGTCTGGACGCCTCGCATTGGAGAAACAGTTGCCTTTGATTAGAGCCGAGAAGTTCGTTAGGTTTCAGTCTTAg
- the LOC108849466 gene encoding ATP-dependent Clp protease ATP-binding subunit CLPT1, chloroplastic, giving the protein MASSYTLSFIPLTVVVPRRSASSSSPSSLIPPPSLIGKKLLVKQPSRRRFFVSKHRFLTSASTVFSVPTAQPENGSSDKIPKWSARAIKSLAMGELEARKLKYPTTGTEAILMGILVEGTSTAAKFLRGNGITLFKVRDEIIKLLGKSDMYFFSPEHPPLTEPARKAVDWAVDQKKKSGVDGELTAAYLLLGVWSQKDSAGRQILESLGFNEDKAKQVTESMNEDVDLSFKKQGQ; this is encoded by the exons ATGGCGTCGTCGTACACGCTTTCCTTTATCCCTTTGACGGTCGTCGTTCCCCGGCGGagtgcatcatcatcatctccctcttcattgattcctcctccttctctgatAGGTAAGAAGCTTCTGGTGAAACAACCGtcgcgccgccgcttcttcgtCTCCAAGCACCGGTTCTTGACATCGGCCAGCACCGTCTTTAGCGTCCCAACTGC GCAACCGGAGAATGGTTCTTCGGACAAGATCCCAAA ATGGTCGGCGAGAGCGATAAAATCACTGGCAATGGGGGAATTGGAGGCTAGGAAGCTCAAGTATCCAACTACAGGGACCGAGGCCATTCTCATGGGTATTTTGGTCGAAG GTACAAGCACAGCTGCTAAGTTTCTGAGGGGGAATGGAATCACACTTTTCAAGGTGAGGGATGAGATTATAAAGCTGCTAGGGAAATCAGATATGTACTTCTTCAGCCCTGAGCATCCTCCTCTTACTGAACCCGCTCGCAAGGCCGTTGACTGGGCTGTTGACCAGAAGAAGAAATCTG GTGTGGATGGGGAATTAACAGCAGCCTACTTGCTTCTTGGGGTTTGGTCTCAAAAGGACTCAGCAGGCCGCCAGATTTTGGAGTCGCTCGGGTTCAACGAAGATAAAGCCAAACAAGTGACTGAATCG atGAATGAAGATGTAGATTTGAGCTTCAAGAAACAAGGTCAATAG
- the LOC108850011 gene encoding F-box/FBD/LRR-repeat protein At4g26340-like → MATSNLLQIENMPELVRAHVNLSGGGSTHNKFLKALTSVRHLTLWITLPKVVNPSGMIFNQLVHLILCRFAGHCWDLVTCMLQDSPKLRFMKLIDDTWISQLFGSRRVLFQSVYCTVLSF, encoded by the exons ATGGCAACTAGCAACCTCCTTCAAATTGAAAACATGCCTGAGCTGGTAAGGGCACATGTTAATCTTAGTGGAGGAGGTAGTACCCACAACAAGTTTCTGAAAGCTCTTACTTCCGTCCGTCATCTTACGCTATGGATAACACTTCCAAAG GTTGTGAATCCTTCTGGTATGATCTTCAACCAGCTTGTCCATCTAATCTTGTGTCGATTTGCTGGACATTGTTGGGATCTAGTTACTTGTATGCTTCAAGATTCTCCCAAACTAAGATTCATGAAACTCATTGATGAT ACATGGATATCCCAACTGTTTGGAAGCCGCCGAGTTCTGTTCCAGAGTGTTTACTGCACAGTCTTAAGCTTTTGA